The following proteins are co-located in the Bradyrhizobium sp. AZCC 2176 genome:
- a CDS encoding MFS transporter has translation MNKPVIVSEEASTAPVVVQDAAPSLAAKAAAAGPAYVVLAGISFSHFLNDTMQSLIASVYPILKDAYALDYGQIGMITLAFQFTASLLQPVVGHFTDKKAQPFSLAIGMGFTFFGLLLLSVAHLYPIILIAAALVGLGSAVFHPESARIARLASGGRYGFAQSVFQLGGSFGTSMGPVLAALIVVPFGQPSIAWFSSIAFLAIVILWRIGVWYKPQIVTKKSVAVERHPDLPDSRRVRIALAVLVALLFSKQLYVSSLSSYYIFYLIDKFQVSTQTAQLYLFIFLAANAAGAFFGGPLGDRFGRKYIIWFSILGALPFTLALPYAGLAASAVLTVFIGLILSSATSSIIVFAQELMPHRFGMISGVFFGVAFGIGGLGAAVLGKLADHTGIAFVYHLCAFLPALGLLAVFLPKMPMHAR, from the coding sequence TTGAACAAGCCCGTCATCGTCTCAGAGGAAGCGTCGACCGCACCGGTCGTCGTGCAGGATGCGGCCCCAAGCCTCGCCGCCAAGGCGGCCGCGGCCGGGCCGGCCTATGTCGTGCTGGCCGGGATCAGCTTCTCGCATTTCCTCAACGACACCATGCAGTCGCTGATCGCCTCGGTCTATCCGATCCTGAAAGACGCTTACGCGCTGGACTACGGGCAGATCGGCATGATCACGCTGGCGTTCCAGTTCACCGCGTCACTGCTGCAGCCCGTGGTCGGGCATTTCACCGACAAGAAGGCGCAACCGTTCTCGCTCGCGATTGGCATGGGCTTCACCTTCTTCGGACTGCTGCTCCTGAGCGTCGCGCATCTCTATCCCATCATCCTGATCGCGGCCGCCCTGGTAGGCCTCGGTTCGGCGGTGTTCCATCCGGAATCGGCGCGGATCGCGCGTCTCGCCTCGGGCGGGCGTTACGGTTTTGCGCAATCGGTGTTTCAGCTCGGCGGCAGTTTCGGTACGTCGATGGGGCCGGTGCTGGCGGCGCTGATCGTGGTGCCGTTCGGCCAGCCGAGCATTGCCTGGTTTTCATCGATCGCGTTTCTGGCGATCGTGATCCTGTGGCGGATCGGCGTCTGGTACAAGCCGCAGATCGTGACGAAGAAGTCGGTTGCGGTGGAACGTCATCCGGACCTGCCGGATTCCCGGCGCGTCAGGATCGCGCTCGCGGTGCTGGTCGCGCTGCTGTTCTCGAAGCAGCTCTACGTGTCGAGCCTGTCGAGCTATTACATCTTCTATTTGATCGACAAGTTTCAAGTGTCGACGCAGACAGCCCAGCTCTACCTCTTCATTTTTCTTGCCGCCAACGCGGCGGGTGCATTCTTCGGCGGCCCGCTCGGCGACCGCTTCGGCCGCAAATACATCATCTGGTTTTCGATCCTTGGGGCGCTGCCGTTCACGCTGGCGCTGCCCTATGCCGGCCTTGCTGCGAGCGCCGTGCTGACGGTGTTCATCGGCCTCATCCTCTCGTCGGCGACGTCGTCGATCATTGTGTTCGCGCAGGAACTGATGCCGCACCGCTTCGGGATGATCTCGGGCGTGTTCTTCGGCGTCGCCTTCGGCATCGGCGGACTTGGTGCAGCCGTGCTTGGCAAGCTCGCCGACCACACCGGGATCGCCTTCGTCTATCACCTCTGCGCGTTCTTGCCCGCGCTCGGCCTGCTCGCGGTGTTCCTGCCGAAGATGCCAATGCACGCGCGCTGA
- a CDS encoding outer membrane protein: MRSVKSFIAAGAATLLSQAAFAADMAIAPPPYAPAPVVEDFGGWYLRGDIGMTNQSAKKIDSLTAQTFPTTTVGLGFDSSTLFDLGIGYRFNNWFRADVIGQYRGRANLHGSDNVFLGPDDVGANNYSGSKSEWVVMANAYVDLGTWWCITPFVGAGVGGSYNKLSGFRDDGVRYTAGTLTNSVTYFADNGKWNFAWAAHAGLAYRVNPAFTVELAYSYMNLGDAAPGNYRAFDNSISGATSIKIKDITSHDVKLGVRWDLTSPQVYAPPLMRKG; this comes from the coding sequence ATGCGTAGCGTTAAGTCATTCATTGCCGCCGGTGCGGCCACTTTGTTGTCCCAGGCGGCGTTTGCTGCCGACATGGCGATCGCGCCTCCTCCATACGCGCCGGCCCCGGTGGTCGAAGACTTCGGCGGCTGGTATCTGCGCGGCGATATCGGCATGACCAATCAGAGCGCGAAGAAGATCGACAGCTTGACTGCGCAGACCTTCCCCACCACCACGGTGGGTCTCGGCTTCGACAGCTCGACGCTGTTCGACCTTGGTATCGGCTATCGCTTCAACAACTGGTTCCGTGCGGACGTGATCGGCCAGTATCGCGGTCGCGCCAACCTCCACGGCTCGGACAACGTTTTCCTCGGGCCCGATGACGTCGGAGCCAACAACTACAGCGGCAGCAAGTCCGAGTGGGTTGTCATGGCGAATGCCTATGTCGACCTCGGCACCTGGTGGTGCATCACGCCGTTCGTCGGCGCCGGTGTCGGTGGGTCGTACAACAAGCTCAGCGGCTTCCGCGACGACGGCGTTCGCTATACCGCCGGCACCCTGACCAACAGCGTTACCTACTTCGCCGACAACGGGAAGTGGAATTTCGCCTGGGCGGCCCATGCCGGTCTCGCCTACAGGGTCAATCCGGCGTTTACCGTCGAACTCGCCTACAGCTATATGAATCTTGGCGATGCCGCGCCCGGCAACTACCGCGCGTTCGACAACAGCATCTCGGGTGCGACGTCGATCAAGATCAAGGACATCACCTCGCATGACGTCAAGCTCGGCGTGCGCTGGGATCTCACCAGCCCGCAGGTTTACGCGCCGCCGCTGATGCGCAAAGGTTAA
- a CDS encoding outer membrane protein, with translation MRRFLLVAVVCGAASVAQAADMPDLPFLRGSFSEGLSTSTVNWEGGYIGGHAAYGTSNMNFANSTRTMAARLLDGTEMESVQRISEWPIMGKVSAHGEGFGGFVGYNFQWTDVVVGVELNYTHGKFGGSQTGRMSRIFALPSGYTVGATYEGAAQMNISDMGTLRVRGGYAYGSFLPYMFAGIALGQADIIRSARVYGTQVNPAAAPGFQNIPFDVSATDGQYSHLIYGYSFGLGTEVMLMAGLFMRAEWEYVRFASSVDTSINTVRAGLGYKF, from the coding sequence ATGCGTCGATTCTTGCTGGTGGCGGTGGTGTGCGGAGCGGCGAGTGTCGCCCAGGCGGCCGATATGCCGGACCTGCCGTTTCTCCGCGGCAGCTTCAGCGAGGGCCTGAGCACCAGCACTGTAAACTGGGAAGGCGGCTACATCGGTGGACATGCTGCCTATGGCACTTCCAACATGAATTTTGCGAATTCGACGAGGACCATGGCGGCGCGCCTCTTGGACGGCACGGAGATGGAGAGCGTCCAGCGAATATCGGAGTGGCCGATCATGGGAAAAGTTTCGGCCCACGGAGAGGGGTTCGGCGGATTCGTCGGCTACAACTTCCAATGGACCGACGTCGTCGTGGGCGTTGAATTGAATTACACGCACGGCAAGTTTGGGGGTTCGCAGACCGGCAGGATGTCGCGGATCTTCGCGCTTCCTTCCGGGTACACGGTTGGCGCGACCTATGAAGGGGCAGCGCAGATGAATATTTCCGACATGGGAACGCTTCGGGTCCGCGGCGGCTATGCGTATGGCTCGTTCCTCCCTTATATGTTTGCCGGCATAGCGCTGGGGCAAGCCGACATTATACGTAGCGCGCGTGTTTACGGAACTCAGGTCAATCCGGCCGCCGCGCCGGGATTCCAGAACATACCATTCGATGTCAGCGCGACCGACGGCCAGTACAGCCATTTGATCTACGGCTATTCGTTCGGTCTCGGCACCGAAGTGATGCTGATGGCGGGCCTGTTCATGCGCGCGGAATGGGAATACGTGCGCTTTGCCTCTTCGGTCGACACCAGCATCAACACGGTCCGCGCCGGTCTCGGCTACAAATTCTGA
- a CDS encoding glutathione S-transferase family protein, which yields MRVYGDTNSGNCLKVKWVCDYLALPYTWIAVDTLKGQSRTAEFLKLNGAGEVPAVELDDGRTLAQSNAIIRYLARGSHLIPQDAYAEGKMDEWLFWEQYSHEPYVAVCRFQMFYLKKPVSDLDPDKVKRGYAALARMEHQLATTPFLVGDAVTLADISLLAYTRVAHEGGFHLDGYAAVRRWIGATEKYLGLPPAR from the coding sequence ATGAGGGTCTACGGCGATACCAATTCCGGCAATTGCCTGAAGGTGAAGTGGGTGTGCGATTATCTCGCGCTGCCCTACACCTGGATAGCGGTCGATACGCTCAAGGGCCAGTCGCGCACCGCGGAGTTTCTCAAGCTCAATGGCGCCGGCGAGGTGCCGGCGGTCGAGCTCGACGACGGCCGCACGCTGGCGCAGTCCAACGCCATCATCCGTTATCTCGCACGTGGCTCGCACCTCATCCCGCAGGACGCGTACGCGGAAGGGAAGATGGACGAGTGGCTGTTCTGGGAACAGTACAGCCACGAGCCTTATGTCGCCGTCTGCCGCTTCCAGATGTTCTATCTGAAGAAGCCGGTTTCCGACCTCGATCCCGACAAGGTCAAACGCGGCTATGCGGCGCTGGCGCGGATGGAGCACCAGCTTGCCACCACGCCATTTCTGGTCGGCGACGCCGTCACGCTCGCCGACATTTCGTTGCTGGCCTATACGCGCGTGGCGCATGAAGGCGGCTTTCATCTCGACGGCTACGCCGCCGTTCGCCGCTGGATCGGCGCGACCGAGAAATACCTCGGCCTGCCGCCGGCGCGCTGA
- a CDS encoding GNAT family N-acetyltransferase — translation MPAVSEVTIRRARREDVTPIVAMLADDPLGGGREQIEDPLPQCYFVAFEQLARDPNIQLVVAEDSDGAVVGCLQLCILPGLSSQGASRGLIEDVRVAKHCRSRGIGEQMVQWAVAEARAKRCKLVELLTHHTRVDAQRFYERLGFARSHVGMTLRF, via the coding sequence ATGCCTGCCGTCTCAGAGGTCACCATCCGCCGCGCCCGCCGTGAGGACGTCACGCCGATCGTCGCCATGCTGGCGGACGATCCGCTCGGCGGCGGTCGTGAACAAATCGAGGACCCGCTGCCGCAATGCTATTTCGTGGCGTTCGAGCAGCTCGCACGCGATCCGAACATTCAGCTCGTCGTCGCCGAGGACAGCGATGGCGCTGTGGTCGGCTGCCTGCAACTCTGCATCCTGCCGGGGCTGAGTTCGCAGGGCGCCTCGCGCGGCCTGATCGAGGATGTCCGCGTCGCCAAACACTGCCGCAGCCGCGGCATCGGCGAACAGATGGTGCAATGGGCGGTTGCTGAAGCGCGGGCGAAGCGATGCAAACTGGTCGAACTTCTGACCCATCACACCCGCGTCGATGCGCAACGATTTTACGAGCGGCTCGGATTTGCGCGCAGCCATGTCGGCATGACCTTGCGGTTTTGA
- a CDS encoding phosphoserine transaminase — MTVAKPASRPNVPHFSSGPCAKRPGWNPQNLKDAALGRSHRAKVGKAKLKLAIELTREVLEVPADYKIGIVPASDTGAVEMALWSLLGARPVTTIAWESFGEGWVSDIVKELKLKDVTKLHAGYGDLPDLSKVDQASDIVFTWNGTTSGVRVPNADWISATREGLTICDATSAAFAQPLDFAKLDVVTFSWQKALGGEAAHGMLILSPRAVERLETYKPAWPLPKIFRLTKGGKLNQGIFEGETINTPSMLCVEDYLDALNWAKSIGGLKALIARADANTKVLSDWKAKTPWIDFLAKDASIRSNTSVCLKFTDPAITSLTADAQAEFSKKLVALVEKEAAGYDFAYYRDAPAGLRIWCGATVEAADVALLTQWIDWAFAETRAALPKAA; from the coding sequence ATGACTGTAGCGAAGCCCGCTTCGCGGCCGAACGTGCCGCATTTTTCTTCCGGCCCCTGCGCCAAGCGCCCCGGCTGGAATCCCCAAAATCTCAAGGACGCCGCCCTCGGCCGCTCGCATCGTGCGAAGGTCGGCAAGGCCAAGCTCAAGCTCGCGATCGAACTGACGCGCGAAGTGCTTGAAGTGCCCGCCGATTACAAGATCGGCATCGTGCCGGCGTCCGATACCGGTGCGGTCGAAATGGCGCTGTGGTCGCTGCTCGGTGCGCGCCCCGTCACCACCATCGCCTGGGAATCCTTCGGCGAGGGCTGGGTCAGCGACATCGTCAAGGAATTGAAGCTCAAGGACGTCACCAAGCTGCATGCCGGCTATGGCGATCTTCCCGATCTATCCAAGGTCGATCAGGCGTCCGACATCGTCTTCACCTGGAACGGCACGACCTCGGGCGTACGTGTGCCGAACGCCGACTGGATCAGCGCGACCCGCGAAGGCCTCACGATCTGCGACGCGACATCGGCCGCCTTCGCGCAGCCGCTCGATTTTGCCAAGCTCGATGTGGTGACGTTCTCCTGGCAGAAGGCGCTGGGCGGCGAGGCCGCGCATGGCATGCTGATCCTCTCGCCGCGCGCAGTGGAGCGGCTCGAGACCTACAAGCCGGCCTGGCCGCTGCCGAAGATTTTCCGTCTGACCAAGGGCGGCAAGCTCAACCAGGGCATCTTCGAAGGCGAGACCATCAACACGCCCTCGATGCTGTGCGTCGAGGATTATCTCGATGCGCTGAACTGGGCGAAATCGATCGGCGGCCTGAAAGCCCTGATCGCACGCGCCGACGCCAACACCAAGGTGCTTTCGGACTGGAAGGCGAAGACGCCGTGGATCGATTTCCTGGCAAAGGATGCATCGATCCGTTCCAACACGTCAGTGTGCCTGAAGTTCACAGATCCCGCGATCACCTCGCTGACGGCGGATGCGCAGGCTGAATTCTCCAAGAAGCTGGTCGCTTTGGTGGAGAAGGAAGCCGCCGGTTACGACTTCGCCTATTACCGCGATGCGCCGGCGGGCTTGCGGATCTGGTGCGGCGCCACCGTGGAAGCCGCCGACGTCGCGCTGTTGACGCAGTGGATCGACTGGGCGTTCGCCGAGACCAGGGCCGCGCTGCCGAAGGCGGCCTGA
- the serA gene encoding phosphoglycerate dehydrogenase, with product MSKPKVLISDALSPAAVQIFRDRGVEVDFQPNLGKDKDKLAEIIGNYDGLAIRSATKATAKIIDKAKNLKVIGRAGIGVDNVEIPAATAKGIIVMNTPFGNSITTAEHAITLMLALAREIPQADASTQAGKWEKNRFMGVEITGKTLGVVGCGNIGSIVADRALGLKMKVVAFDPFLSPERAKDIGVEKVELDELLRRADFITLHTPLTEKTKNIIDAAALAKMKKGVRIVNCARGGLVDEQALLDALNSKHVAGAAFDVFVEEPATKNVLFGHPNVICTPHLGASTTEAQENVALQVAEQMSDYLLTGAISNAVNFPSITAEEAPKLKPFIELAEKLGSFAGQLTESGILKVQITYEGHVAEMKIKAITSAVLSGLLRPMLGEVNVVSAPVVAKERGMVVDEIVRAAQSDYESLITVTVTTERQERSVSGTVYHDGKPRLVDIKGIRVDAEFGKSMIYVTNEDKPGFIGSFAGLLGDAKINIATFHLGRVKQGGDAIALVEIDGPVPPDVLAKVQKLPQVKQAKALAF from the coding sequence ATGTCCAAACCCAAAGTTCTCATTTCCGACGCGCTTTCTCCCGCCGCCGTGCAGATCTTCAGGGATCGTGGCGTCGAGGTCGACTTCCAGCCCAATCTCGGCAAGGACAAGGACAAGCTCGCCGAGATCATCGGCAATTACGACGGTCTTGCGATCCGCTCCGCTACGAAAGCCACCGCCAAGATCATCGACAAGGCCAAGAACCTGAAGGTGATCGGCCGCGCCGGCATCGGCGTCGACAATGTCGAGATCCCGGCGGCTACCGCCAAGGGCATCATCGTGATGAACACGCCGTTCGGCAATTCGATCACGACCGCCGAACATGCCATTACCTTGATGCTGGCGCTGGCGCGTGAAATTCCGCAGGCCGACGCCTCGACCCAGGCCGGCAAGTGGGAGAAGAACCGCTTCATGGGCGTCGAGATCACCGGCAAGACGCTGGGCGTGGTCGGTTGCGGCAATATCGGCTCGATCGTCGCCGACCGCGCGCTCGGCCTGAAAATGAAGGTGGTGGCGTTCGATCCGTTCCTGTCGCCGGAGCGCGCCAAGGATATCGGCGTCGAGAAGGTCGAGCTCGACGAACTGCTGAGGCGCGCCGATTTCATCACGCTGCACACGCCGCTGACCGAGAAGACAAAGAACATCATCGACGCGGCGGCGCTCGCCAAGATGAAGAAGGGCGTGCGCATCGTCAACTGCGCGCGCGGCGGCCTGGTCGACGAGCAGGCGTTGCTCGATGCGCTGAACTCCAAGCACGTCGCGGGCGCCGCCTTCGACGTGTTCGTCGAGGAGCCCGCCACCAAGAACGTGCTGTTCGGCCATCCCAACGTGATCTGCACGCCGCATCTCGGCGCCTCCACCACGGAAGCGCAGGAGAACGTCGCGCTGCAGGTCGCCGAGCAGATGTCGGATTATCTCCTGACCGGCGCGATCTCGAACGCGGTGAATTTTCCATCGATCACCGCGGAAGAGGCGCCGAAGCTGAAGCCGTTCATCGAGCTCGCCGAAAAGCTCGGCTCGTTCGCAGGTCAGCTCACCGAGAGCGGGATTTTGAAGGTCCAGATCACCTATGAGGGACACGTCGCCGAGATGAAGATCAAGGCGATCACGTCGGCGGTGCTGTCGGGCCTGCTGCGGCCGATGCTGGGCGAAGTCAACGTGGTCTCCGCGCCGGTCGTTGCGAAAGAGCGCGGCATGGTGGTGGACGAGATCGTGCGCGCGGCGCAGAGCGATTATGAAAGCCTGATCACCGTGACCGTCACCACCGAACGGCAGGAACGCTCGGTGTCCGGCACCGTCTATCACGACGGCAAGCCGCGGCTGGTCGACATCAAGGGCATCCGGGTCGACGCCGAGTTCGGCAAGTCGATGATCTACGTCACCAACGAGGACAAGCCCGGCTTCATCGGCAGCTTCGCCGGCTTGCTCGGCGACGCCAAGATCAACATCGCCACCTTCCATCTCGGCCGCGTCAAGCAGGGCGGCGATGCCATCGCGCTGGTCGAGATCGACGGCCCCGTGCCGCCAGATGTGCTGGCCAAGGTACAGAAGCTGCCTCAGGTGAAGCAGGCCAAGGCGCTGGCGTTCTAA
- a CDS encoding mucoidy inhibitor MuiA family protein, translated as MRLITNCFLTTSLVVFTVLAAGETWAVDVAASSAVDAVTVYPDGASVTRIVSLDLPAGENSAVLKDFPLTLDPSSLRVEGEAGAKLTIGAIDAKPPRAAPPVNLPELDKHIEALKDERANLQGAIDAATARRKFAERFADTSPAGIGDKGEARPIAEWRAAFAVVGEEIASADTAIRDAVRKQRELDRQIARLEQDRAQKPPSKLEVKIELAAAAATKATLRVTYAVRNARWIPLYDARLDTGAKDRKPALELVRRAEITQATGEDWSNVALSVSTVRTARGGSAPDLNSLIVQYPQPPRPAQSASGGLMDNAKPLLRAAPAPQVAEALSGRADEQQATADVSGFQVVFKIPGRVSLSASEGAKSLRVSTATIAPDIAVRAAPVLNPTAFLEASFKQNEDAPLLPGRVAIYRDGAFVGRGQMAAANKDETVRLGFGADDKVKIERAVLKRNEGSAGLIVTTSKTDERAFKTNVRNGHDFPIRIAIEDQLPVSENEEIQVEMLSSTTPPTASNLRDKRGVLEWAFEAKAGEVRDINFAWRIRWPKDKGVVMVPAG; from the coding sequence ATGCGATTGATTACGAACTGCTTTTTAACGACGAGCCTCGTCGTGTTCACGGTGCTTGCCGCCGGCGAGACGTGGGCGGTTGACGTGGCCGCCAGCTCGGCGGTCGATGCCGTCACCGTCTATCCCGACGGCGCCAGCGTCACGCGGATCGTCTCGCTCGATCTGCCGGCGGGCGAGAATTCGGCCGTTCTGAAGGATTTTCCGCTCACGCTGGATCCGTCATCGCTCCGGGTCGAGGGCGAGGCGGGCGCGAAACTCACGATCGGCGCGATCGACGCAAAGCCGCCGCGCGCGGCGCCGCCGGTCAATCTGCCCGAGCTCGACAAGCACATCGAGGCGCTGAAGGACGAACGCGCCAATCTGCAGGGCGCGATCGATGCGGCGACTGCCCGGCGCAAATTTGCCGAGCGCTTTGCGGATACCTCGCCGGCCGGAATCGGCGACAAGGGCGAGGCGCGGCCGATTGCCGAATGGCGTGCGGCTTTTGCCGTGGTCGGCGAGGAAATCGCCAGCGCCGACACTGCCATTCGCGATGCCGTGCGCAAGCAGCGCGAACTCGACCGCCAAATCGCGCGCCTCGAACAGGACCGGGCGCAGAAGCCGCCAAGCAAGCTGGAAGTTAAGATCGAACTCGCCGCCGCGGCCGCGACCAAAGCGACATTGCGGGTCACCTATGCCGTGCGCAACGCGCGCTGGATACCGCTCTACGATGCCCGCCTCGACACCGGCGCCAAGGACCGCAAGCCCGCGCTCGAGCTGGTGCGCCGCGCCGAAATCACCCAGGCCACCGGCGAGGACTGGTCCAACGTCGCGCTCAGCGTCTCGACCGTGCGCACCGCGCGCGGCGGCAGCGCACCCGATCTCAATTCGCTGATTGTGCAATATCCGCAACCGCCGCGTCCTGCCCAGTCGGCCAGCGGCGGCTTGATGGATAATGCGAAGCCGTTGCTGCGCGCAGCGCCGGCGCCCCAGGTGGCGGAGGCGCTCTCCGGGAGGGCCGACGAGCAACAGGCCACGGCTGATGTCAGCGGCTTCCAGGTAGTGTTCAAAATTCCGGGCCGCGTCAGCCTCAGTGCGAGCGAAGGCGCCAAGAGCCTGCGTGTTTCCACTGCCACCATCGCCCCCGATATCGCGGTCCGCGCGGCGCCGGTGCTGAATCCGACGGCGTTCCTCGAAGCGAGCTTCAAGCAGAACGAGGACGCGCCGCTGTTGCCGGGCCGGGTAGCGATCTACCGCGACGGCGCCTTCGTCGGCCGCGGGCAGATGGCCGCCGCCAACAAGGACGAGACCGTGCGGCTCGGCTTCGGCGCCGACGACAAGGTCAAGATCGAACGCGCCGTTCTCAAGCGCAACGAGGGATCGGCCGGCCTGATCGTGACGACGTCGAAGACCGACGAGCGCGCGTTCAAGACCAATGTGCGCAACGGCCATGATTTCCCGATCCGGATCGCGATCGAGGATCAGTTGCCGGTCAGCGAGAACGAGGAAATCCAGGTCGAAATGCTGTCGTCCACGACGCCGCCGACCGCGAGCAACCTCCGCGACAAACGCGGCGTGCTGGAATGGGCGTTCGAGGCCAAGGCGGGCGAGGTCAGGGACATCAACTTCGCTTGGCGAATCCGCTGGCCCAAGGACAAGGGCGTCGTGATGGTACCGGCGGGCTAG
- a CDS encoding esterase-like activity of phytase family protein, which translates to MRVSLLCSVASVFLASAAFAQGEGEFPVTLKGHAVLPAQTFIDAPTDAPDDLKTAGKYTTGRRVDAVGTVMGKSYERPTGVSLPFKGQPLQGHSGIKMMADGSFWVLTDNGMGSRYNSADSMLYLNRHKIDWASGKIERQETIFLHDLDRKVPFRILHEDTAKRYLTGADFDTEGFQIIGDTFWIGDEFGPYVLKADRMGKILAVFETPADGKPVRSPDHWSVQSPGAPGASYTTVNLRRSKGYEGFAASKDGKFLYGLLEGPLWDAEKKDFEKVDGKEASRILEFDVATEKFTGRYWHYVFEQNGHAIGDFNMIDASSGLIIERDNGEGTADKACAAGQRGENCFPDLAKFKRVYKVELSEANVGKPVRKIAYIDLMKIKDPDKKARKPLNDGVLTFPFFTIENVDRVDDTHIIVGNDNNLPFSSSRDPNKADDNEFVLLEVGEFLKAK; encoded by the coding sequence ATGCGCGTGTCATTGCTCTGCTCCGTCGCGTCCGTCTTTCTGGCCAGTGCTGCATTTGCGCAGGGCGAAGGCGAGTTTCCCGTCACGCTGAAGGGGCACGCCGTGCTGCCGGCGCAGACCTTCATCGACGCGCCCACGGACGCGCCTGACGATCTCAAGACCGCGGGCAAGTACACCACTGGCCGCCGCGTCGACGCCGTCGGCACCGTGATGGGAAAATCCTACGAGCGCCCCACCGGTGTGTCGCTGCCGTTCAAGGGCCAGCCGCTGCAGGGCCATTCCGGCATCAAGATGATGGCGGACGGTTCGTTCTGGGTGCTCACCGACAATGGCATGGGCTCGCGCTACAACTCGGCGGATTCGATGCTGTATCTCAACCGCCACAAGATCGACTGGGCGAGCGGCAAGATCGAGCGGCAGGAAACCATCTTCCTGCACGATCTCGACAGGAAGGTGCCGTTCCGCATCCTGCATGAGGACACCGCAAAACGTTATCTCACCGGCGCCGACTTCGACACCGAAGGTTTTCAGATCATCGGCGACACCTTCTGGATCGGCGACGAGTTCGGCCCCTACGTGCTGAAGGCCGACAGGATGGGCAAGATCTTGGCCGTCTTCGAAACCCCTGCCGACGGCAAGCCGGTGCGCTCGCCCGACCATTGGTCGGTGCAGTCGCCGGGCGCACCTGGCGCCAGCTACACCACGGTCAATCTGCGCCGCTCCAAGGGCTATGAAGGCTTTGCCGCCTCGAAGGACGGCAAGTTCCTGTACGGCCTGCTGGAAGGCCCGCTGTGGGACGCCGAGAAGAAGGATTTTGAAAAGGTCGATGGCAAGGAAGCCTCCCGAATCCTCGAATTTGATGTTGCCACCGAAAAATTCACCGGCCGCTACTGGCACTATGTGTTCGAGCAGAACGGCCACGCCATCGGCGACTTCAACATGATCGACGCGTCAAGCGGCCTGATCATCGAGCGCGACAATGGCGAAGGCACCGCCGACAAGGCCTGCGCGGCCGGCCAGCGTGGCGAGAACTGCTTTCCGGACCTTGCAAAATTCAAGCGCGTCTACAAGGTCGAGCTCTCCGAGGCCAATGTCGGCAAGCCGGTGCGCAAGATCGCCTATATCGATCTGATGAAGATCAAGGATCCCGACAAGAAGGCCCGCAAGCCGCTCAACGACGGCGTGCTGACCTTCCCGTTCTTCACCATCGAGAACGTCGACCGCGTCGACGACACCCATATCATCGTCGGCAACGACAACAACCTGCCGTTCTCCTCGAGCCGCGATCCCAACAAGGCGGACGACAACGAGTTCGTGCTGCTGGAAGTCGGGGAGTTTCTGAAGGCGAAGTGA
- a CDS encoding heme ABC transporter ATP-binding protein has protein sequence MSAILEAQAISMVVGGATLVDAIDLRIKAGEMVAIVGPNGAGKSTLLRMLSGDLRPTRGQIRLKQRDIHRYAPRLLAHHRAMLSQHVNVTFPFTVEEIVHMGAGDSGRAAAQRLVDAALGEVDLAHFVHRQLPTLSGGEQQRAHFARVLVQLACGEEQHGPGLLLLDEPTSSLDMRHQIDLVETARRRAQNGTAVIAVLHDLNLAMRFADRIVLLHRGRLAVDGGRADAITAETIRRIFEVDVTIDYTDQGVPFLLPQTMRPAGPP, from the coding sequence ATGAGCGCCATCCTCGAGGCGCAAGCGATCTCGATGGTGGTCGGCGGCGCCACGCTGGTCGATGCGATCGATCTGCGCATCAAAGCCGGCGAGATGGTCGCGATCGTCGGCCCCAACGGCGCCGGCAAATCGACGCTGCTGCGGATGCTGTCCGGCGATCTCCGCCCGACGCGCGGCCAGATCAGGCTGAAACAGCGCGACATCCACCGCTACGCGCCGCGCCTTCTCGCCCATCACCGCGCGATGCTGTCGCAGCATGTCAACGTCACCTTCCCGTTCACGGTCGAGGAAATCGTCCATATGGGCGCGGGCGATAGCGGCCGCGCCGCCGCGCAGCGGCTGGTCGATGCGGCGCTCGGCGAGGTCGATCTCGCGCATTTCGTTCACCGGCAATTGCCGACGCTATCCGGCGGCGAGCAGCAGCGCGCGCATTTTGCCCGCGTGCTGGTGCAACTCGCCTGCGGCGAAGAGCAGCACGGCCCGGGGCTTCTGCTGCTGGACGAGCCGACCTCCAGCCTCGACATGCGCCACCAGATCGACCTGGTGGAAACGGCGCGGCGGCGCGCCCAGAACGGCACGGCCGTGATCGCCGTGCTGCACGACCTTAATCTGGCGATGCGCTTCGCCGACCGGATCGTGCTGCTGCACCGCGGCCGGCTCGCCGTCGACGGTGGCCGCGCTGACGCGATCACGGCCGAGACCATCCGCCGGATTTTCGAGGTCGACGTCACGATCGACTATACCGATCAAGGCGTGCCGTTCCTGCTGCCGCAAACCATGCGGCCGGCAGGCCCGCCCTAG